From one Pristis pectinata isolate sPriPec2 chromosome 14, sPriPec2.1.pri, whole genome shotgun sequence genomic stretch:
- the LOC127577724 gene encoding zinc finger protein 862-like yields the protein MDDTSEQEMDSADESMSNEMLATTDEISKISTGTGRRIRRFKHEWLKKFWFLRYSPTLNEMWCHVCRQYTVQSSRTSAFILGSKQFKIHTIKLHAQSNLHKKCLQLYKLRMHPEKTEEMCRNMTLLFNVAYHIAFEGRHFSDFRPLAELLKKCDLKIVDQYLNEGDCQTLIHHIAMSLREDLFERLRVSPFMSVILDGQTDDLVADNVAIYIQYITNEGPAATELLCLQELSSATVDGYTQALDRALGGIGIKWKEEKLIVGLGVDGANMTTGLRAGLAMKIKKALPWLLSVPCVIHRPHLEVLDAISNKELTCLEELENNLKQLLSFYRYSPKLMCELRATAATLCEETEFLGDIRAVRWIIGEQNVLNALIKDYLEVIAHLKDVSGQAHKADAAAIALALLQFLMDYQSVKLIYFLLDVIAVLTRLAFIFQGDHLLITHADDKIEEAIEEISRLVESPGEYLQEFEETFHENFHGVPLKNLRVAEAKFNSIREKICQKTQLILAQRLDCNSRTIIRACQVFDVATWPQNEENLMSHGEEEIMHIYKHFEIIPSFTKEIGLDGRDIRGSLLQEWRELKSECYNKNGFKELSRHIFKYKQRFPILNRIIQLLLVLPTSTAACEKSRGAFYRIRNNNRSRLSLDQLNDLLTIAVNGPPIANFEAKRALDCWFEEKSGNRYSLSPEMLSRVTSLDQKPTLHGLDVGTDCLTDIHETIM from the coding sequence ATGGATGACACAAGTGAGCAGGAGATGGATTCAGCTGATGAGTCGATGTCCAATGAGATGCTGGCTACAACAGATGAAATATCGAAAATATCGACTGGTACAGGCCGGAGGATCAGACGCTTCAAGCATGAGTGGCTGAAAAAGTTCTGGTTCCTGCGCTATTCACCCACCCTAAATGAAATGTGGTGCCATGTTTGTAGGCAGTACACCGTTCAGTCCTCCAGGACATCAGCCTTCATCTTAGGTTCTAAGCAGTTCAAAATCCACACTATCAAGCTTCATGCCCAGAGTAATCTTCATAAGAAGTGTTTGCAGCTTTATAAGCTGAGGATGCATCCAGAAAAAACAGAAGAGATGTGCCGGAACATGACGCTGTTGTTTAATGTAGCTTATCACATAGCCTTTGAAGGAAGGCATTTTTCAGATTTCAGACCATTGGCTGAACTGCTGAAAAAATGTGACTTAAAGATTGTTGACCAATACTTGAACGAGGGAGACTGTCAGACATTAATTCATCACATTGCAATGTCTCTTCGTGAGGACCTCTTTGAGAGGCTCAGGGTGTCCCCATTTATGAGTGTGATTTTGGATGGGCAAACGGATGACTTGGTTGCTGATAATGTTGCTATCTACATTCAGTACATAACTAATGAAGGGCCAGCTGCTACAGAGTTATTGTGCCTACAGGAATTGAGCTCTGCAACAGTGGATGGTTATACTCAGGCACTGGACAGAGCCCTTGGGGGCATAGGGATCAAATGGAAAGAGGAAAAGTTAATTGTAGGACTGGGGGTAGATGGAGCCAATATGACAACAGGACTAAGGGCAGGTTTAGCCATGAAGATCAAAAAAGCTTTGCCTTGGCTACTCTCTGTCCCATGCGTGATACATAGGCCTCACCTGGAAGTATTGGATGCTATAAGTAATAAGGAACTAACCTGTTTGGAAGAACTAGAGAATAACTTAAAACAATTGCTGAGTTTTTATCGTTATTCCCCCAAACTTATGTGTGAACTAAGAGCTACTGCAGCAACACTCTGTGAGGAGACAGAATTCCTTGGTGACATTCGAGCTGTCAGGTGGATCATTGGAGAACAGAATGTCTTGAATGCATTGATCAAGGATTATTTGGAAGTGATAGCTCATCTTAAAGATGTTAGTGGTCAGGCCCATAAAGCAGATGCTGCTGCCATTGCTTTGGCTCTGCTGCAATTCCTGATGGACTATCAGTCAGTTAAACTTATCTATTTTTTGTTAGATGTCATTGCTGTACTCACACGGCTGGCATTCATTTTCCAGGGTGATCACCTTCTGATTACCCATGCGGATGACAAGATTGAAGAAGCCATTGAAGAAATAAGTAGATTGGTGGAATCGCCAGGAGAGTATTTACAAGAGTTTGAGGAGACGTTTCATGAAAACTTTCATGGTGTTCCTCTGAAAAACTTAAGAGTAGCAGAAGCCAAGTTTAATTCAATAAGAGAGAAGATTTGCCAAAAAACTCAACTCATTCTAGCTCAAAGGCTGGATTGCAATAGCCGCACAATTATTAGAGCATGTCAAGTGTTTGATGTTGCTACATGGCCCCAAAATGAGGAAAACCTGATGAGTCATGGGGAAGAAGAAATTATGCACATATATAAGCACTTTGAAATAATTCCATCTTTTACCAAGGAAATTGGACTGGATGGCAGAGACATTCGGGGTAGTTTATTGCAGGAATGGAGAGAGCTCAAGTCTGAGTGTTACAACAAGAATGGTTTCAAGGAGTTGAGCCGTCACATTTTTAAGTATAAACAAAGATTCCCAATACTAAATAGGATCATTCAGTTATTGCTTGTTCTGCCAACTTCAACAGCAGCTTGTGAGAAGAGTCGTGGTGCCTTTTACCGGATTCGTAACAATAACAGGTCTCGACTTAGCCTTGACCAACTCAATGACCTTCTGACTATTGCTGTTAATGGACCACCCATTGCAAATTTTGAGGCAAAGAGGGCACTGGACTGTTGGTTTGAGGAGAAGTCAGGAAACAGATATTCTTTGTCGCCAGAGATGTTAAGCAGAGTTACTTCACTGGATCAGAAACCAACATTACATGGCCTAGACGTGGGAACTGATTGTCTAACGGATATTCATGAAACCATAATGTAA